One genomic window of Arachis stenosperma cultivar V10309 chromosome 10, arast.V10309.gnm1.PFL2, whole genome shotgun sequence includes the following:
- the LOC130954453 gene encoding truncated transcription factor CAULIFLOWER A-like yields the protein MGRGRVQLKRIENKINRQVTFSKRRAGLLKKANEISVLCDAEVALIVFSCKGKLFQFSSDPCMEKILERYERYSYAERQLVANDQGPNENWTLEYARLKARVEVLERNQRNFMGQDLQCLSLKELQNLEQQLDSALKQVRSRRNQLIYEDISVLQKKEKTLQEQNTLLAKKIKEKEKAITQQAQLELQNNFMDLTPFVVAPQSSEMNIGGFQQGRSDGEHNEDMAANARANNTLLPPWMIRPINE from the exons ATGGGGCGAGGGAGAGTGCAATTGAAGAGGATAGAGAACAAGATCAACCGCCAAGTCACTTTCTCGAAGAGAAGAGCGGGGTTGCTTAAGAAGGCGAACGAGATCTCAGTTCTCTGCGATGCTGAGGTGGCTCTCATCGTCTTCTCCTGCAAAGGGAAGCTCTTTCAGTTCTCCAGTGACCCCTG CATGGAGAAGATACTTGAAAGGTATGAGCGGTATTCATATGCAGAGAGGCAGCTCGTTGCAAATGATCAAGGACCAAAT GAAAATTGGACTCTAGAATATGCAAGGCTCAAAGCAAGGGTGGAAGTCTTAGAGAGAAATCAAAg aaattTTATGGGACAAGATCTGCAATGCTTAAGTCTAAAAGAGCTTCAGAATTTAGAACAGCAGCTTGATTCTGCCCTCAAACAAGTTAGATCACGAAGG AACCAACTCATCTATGAGGATATCTCAGTGCTTCAGAAAAAG GAGAAGACCCTACAAGAACAAAACACCTTGCTAGCTAAGAag AtcaaggagaaagagaaagcaatCACACAACAAGCTCAACTGGAGCTGCAAAATAACTTTATGGATCTAACCCCCTTTGTTGTGGCACCTCAATCCTCGGAGATGAACATTGG CGGGTTCCAACAAGGTAGAAGTGATGGCGAACATAATGAAGACATGGCAGCTAATGCTCGTGCTAATAATACCCTTCTTCCCCCATGGATGATTCGTCCTATAAATGAATAG
- the LOC130957589 gene encoding uncharacterized protein LOC130957589, with translation MVVVSLSFVADLNRSDDREVDIIDTVPVLLQGGTPDGIDDVLRDDDDNDDVEPDIIADDSGDDIAASNPAGEVPGKPVGFGARDTQGTRGLAEFQVGQQFQNKEEVVLSVNTYSIRRGVQYKVVESDYRKYFGNCKEFGNGCTWLIRVSLHQRRGIWEVKRYNGPHTCLATSISSDHMSLNYHVISAFILPMVRVDAAEYIKVLLNATEAHFGFRPTYRRVCWLSRRPWYIFMEIKMSHTMSCRDGS, from the exons ATGGTGGTTGTGTCTCTGTCCTTTGTAGCTGATCTCAACCGCAGTGATGATAGAGAAGTTGATATTATTGATACGGTGCCAGTTTTATTACAGGGTGGGACACCGGATGGTATAGACGATGTATTGCGGGATGATGATGACAATGATGATGTGGAGCCAGACATTATTGCCGATGATAGTGGTGATGACATAGCAGCGAGTAATCCAGCTGGG GAGGTTCCTGGAAAACCTGTTGGATTTGGTGCCAGAGATACACAGGGTACTAGGGGTCTAGCGGAGTTTCAGGTTGGTCAGCAGTTTCAGAACAAAGAGGAGGTAGTGTTAAGCGTGAATACTTATAGCATCCGACGCGGGGTACAGTATAAAGTGGTGGAGTCCGATTATCGCAAGTACTTTGGAAACTGTAAGGAATTTGGCAATGGGTGCACATGGTTGATTAGGGTCAGTCTTCACCAGCGTAGAGGTATTTGGGAGGTAAAACGGTACAATGGACCTCATACTTGTCTGGCTACGTCGATCTCGAGCGATCACATGAGTCTTAATTATCATGTGATCTCGGCCTTCATACTGCCAATGGTTAGAGTTGATGCAGCCGAGTATATCAAAGTACTGCTGAATGCGACAGAGGCACATTTTGGGTTTAGACCGACTTATAGGAGGGTTTGTTGGCTAAGCAGAAGGCCGTGGTACATATTTATGGAGATCAAGATGAGTCATACAATGAGTTGCCGCGATGGGTCTTAA
- the LOC130954452 gene encoding truncated transcription factor CAULIFLOWER A-like has product MGRGRVQLKRIENKINRQVTFSKRRAGLLKKANEISVLCDAEVALIIFSTKGKLFQFSSDSCMERIIERYERYSYAERQQLVANAQGPNANWTLEHAKLKARVEVLQRNQRHFMGEDLQGLSMRELQNLEQQLDSALKQIRSRKNQIMYENISLLQKKEKALNEQNNSLAKKIKGKEKATTEQTHQLELQDNYTVAPQTSENLNIRGMPQDRSDNEEDNDNEEGIQTNASANILLPNWMIPPTNE; this is encoded by the exons ATGGGGCGAGGGAGAGTGCAATTGAAGAGGATAGAGAACAAGATCAATCGCCAAGTTACTTTCTCTAAGAGGAGAGCTGGTTTGCTTAAGAAGGCTAATGAGATCTCCGTTCTCTGTGATGCCGAGGTTGCTCTCATCATCTTCTCTACCAAAGGGAAGCTCTTTCAGTTCTCTAGCGATTCCTG TATGGAGAGGATAATTGAAAGGTATGAAAGGTATTCATATGCGGAGAGACAGCAGCTTGTGGCAAATGCTCAGGGACCAAAT GCAAACTGGACTTTAGAACATGCAAAGCTCAAAGCAAGGGTGGAAGTCTTACAAAGGAATCAAAG gCATTTTATGGGTGAAGATCTTCAAGGCCTAAGTATGAGAGAACTTCAGAATTTAGAACAACAGCTTGATTCTGCTCTTAAACAAATTAGATCACGAAAg AATCAAATCATGTATGAGAATATCTCACTGCTTCAGAAAAAG GAGAAAGCTCTAAATGAACAAAACAATTCACTAGCTAAGAAG ATCAAGGGGAAAGAAAAAGCTACCACAGAACAGACTCATCAATTGGAGCTGCAAGATAATTATACTGTTGCACCTCAAACCTCAGAAAACTTGAATATTAG AGGAATGCCACAAGATAGAAGTGATAATGAAGAAGATAATGATAATGAAGAAGGTATCCAAACTAATGCTAGTGCTAATATCCTTCTTCCCAATTGGATGATTCCTCCTACAAATGAATAG